From a single Couchioplanes caeruleus genomic region:
- the ettA gene encoding energy-dependent translational throttle protein EttA, with protein MAQFIYTLEKARKAHGDKVVLDNVTLNFLPGVKIGVVGPNGAGKSSLLKIMAGADQVSNGEARLMPGYTVGMLAQEPPLNDAKTVLGNIEEAVAETKAKLERFNKIAEQMATDYTDELMEEMGRLQEELDHSNAWDVDSQLELAMDALRCPPPDADVTQLSGGERRRVALCKLLLEAPDLLLLDEPTNHLDAESVQWLEQHLAKYAGTVIAITHDRYFLDNVATWILELDRGRAYPYEGNYSTYLDKKAARLAVQGRKDQKLQKRLTEELEWVRSNAKARQTKSKARLERYEEMASEAEKTRKLDFEEIQIPPGPRLGNTVIEVENLVKGFDDRVLIDHLSFSLPRNGIVGIIGPNGVGKTTLFKTIVGLEKPDEGSVRIGETVKLSYVDQNRSGLDGSKTVWEVVSDGLDHMMVGKVEMPSRAYVAAFGFKGPDQQKPVKVLSGGERNRLNLAMTLKIGGNVILLDEPTNDLDVETLSSLENALLEFPGCAVVISHDRMFLDRVATHMLAWEGTEEDPDNWFWFEGNYEAYEKNKIDRLGADAARPHRVTYRKLTRD; from the coding sequence GTGGCCCAGTTCATCTACACCTTGGAGAAGGCGCGCAAGGCGCACGGCGACAAGGTCGTGCTCGACAACGTGACGCTGAACTTCCTGCCCGGGGTCAAGATCGGTGTCGTCGGTCCGAACGGCGCCGGTAAGTCCAGTCTGCTCAAGATCATGGCGGGCGCGGACCAGGTCAGCAACGGCGAGGCCCGGCTGATGCCCGGCTACACCGTCGGCATGCTGGCCCAGGAGCCCCCGCTCAACGACGCGAAGACCGTCCTCGGCAACATCGAGGAGGCCGTCGCGGAGACCAAGGCCAAGCTCGAGCGGTTCAACAAGATCGCCGAGCAGATGGCCACCGACTACACCGACGAGCTGATGGAGGAGATGGGCCGGCTCCAGGAGGAGCTCGACCACTCCAACGCCTGGGACGTCGACTCCCAGCTCGAGCTGGCGATGGACGCGCTGCGGTGCCCGCCGCCGGACGCCGACGTCACCCAGCTCTCCGGTGGTGAGCGCCGCCGCGTCGCGCTGTGCAAGCTGCTGCTCGAGGCGCCCGACCTGCTGCTGCTCGACGAGCCCACCAACCACCTGGACGCCGAGAGCGTGCAGTGGCTGGAGCAGCACCTCGCCAAGTACGCCGGCACGGTCATCGCCATCACGCACGACCGGTACTTCCTGGACAACGTGGCCACCTGGATCCTCGAGCTGGACCGCGGCCGGGCGTACCCGTACGAGGGCAACTACTCCACGTACCTGGACAAGAAGGCCGCCCGCCTCGCGGTGCAGGGCCGCAAGGACCAGAAGCTGCAGAAGCGCCTCACCGAGGAACTCGAGTGGGTCCGCTCCAACGCCAAGGCCCGCCAGACCAAGTCCAAGGCCCGCCTCGAGCGCTACGAGGAGATGGCCAGCGAGGCGGAGAAGACCCGCAAGCTGGACTTCGAGGAGATCCAGATCCCGCCGGGCCCGCGCCTGGGCAACACGGTGATCGAGGTCGAGAACCTGGTCAAGGGCTTCGACGACCGGGTGCTCATCGACCACCTGTCGTTCTCGCTGCCGCGCAACGGCATCGTCGGCATCATCGGTCCGAACGGCGTCGGCAAGACCACGCTGTTCAAGACCATCGTCGGGCTGGAGAAGCCGGACGAGGGCTCGGTGCGCATCGGCGAGACGGTGAAGCTGTCGTACGTCGACCAGAACCGCTCCGGGCTCGACGGCAGCAAGACCGTCTGGGAGGTCGTCTCCGACGGTCTCGACCACATGATGGTCGGCAAGGTGGAGATGCCGAGCCGGGCGTACGTGGCCGCGTTCGGCTTCAAGGGCCCGGACCAGCAGAAGCCGGTCAAGGTGCTCTCCGGCGGCGAGCGCAACCGGCTCAACCTCGCGATGACGCTGAAGATCGGCGGCAACGTGATCCTGCTCGACGAGCCGACCAACGACCTCGACGTCGAGACGCTGTCGAGCCTGGAGAACGCGCTGCTGGAGTTCCCCGGCTGCGCCGTGGTCATCTCCCACGACCGCATGTTCCTCGACCGCGTGGCGACGCACATGCTCGCCTGGGAGGGCACCGAGGAGGACCCGGACAACTGGTTCTGGTTCGAGGGCAACTACGAGGCGTACGAGAAGAACAAGATCGACCGTCTCGGCGCCGACGCCGCCCGTCCGCACCGCGTCACGTACCGCAAGCTCACACGTGACTGA
- a CDS encoding Uma2 family endonuclease has protein sequence MAVIGQSSPVRWAAPDGPWTEPDLHLFPPDGHRYEIIDGSLYVTPPLDKEHGSVVAALIGTLRSAAPAGWWVCDRLGIEIGGSNLIPDVTVLRPHSSGSVWADPADVALVAEVETGPSRRCDRLLKPAVYAEAGIARYWRIERAPEPVLHAYALGPDGYEPRATIRGADPVKVDAPYPLRVAPGSWS, from the coding sequence GTGGCGGTGATCGGTCAGAGCTCCCCGGTGCGGTGGGCCGCTCCCGACGGGCCCTGGACCGAGCCGGACCTGCACCTGTTCCCACCGGACGGGCACCGCTACGAGATCATCGACGGCAGCCTGTACGTCACCCCGCCGCTCGACAAGGAGCACGGGAGCGTCGTCGCGGCGCTGATCGGCACGCTCCGCAGCGCGGCGCCCGCGGGCTGGTGGGTGTGCGACCGGCTCGGCATCGAGATCGGCGGCAGCAACCTGATCCCCGATGTGACCGTCCTGCGGCCGCACTCGTCCGGGTCGGTCTGGGCCGACCCCGCCGACGTCGCGCTGGTGGCCGAGGTGGAGACGGGGCCGAGCCGGCGCTGCGACCGGCTGCTCAAGCCCGCCGTCTACGCCGAGGCCGGGATCGCCCGTTACTGGCGGATCGAGCGGGCACCGGAGCCGGTGCTGCACGCCTACGCGCTGGGCCCGGACGGCTACGAACCGCGGGCGACGATCCGGGGCGCCGACCCGGTGAAGGTCGACGCCCCGTATCCGCTCCGGGTGGCCCCGGGAAGCTGGTCGTAG
- a CDS encoding class F sortase — MPESVVRRRPAERARRRGRLPAPPPVRGRRPLPLGLIAVLLVFVGLFAVGAGVGAATGFDLGDLFKGPDKPPPRAFPVLEPSRPQRLVIPAIKVEAPLLTVGLAKDGSVAVPPLDRHNEAGWFEEGPTPGQFGPALIVGHADTRTGPSVFHRLHELRPGQKIEVVRADDETAVFEVNSVEHFGKEKLPIKRVYGDYSRPSLRLVTCGGTWLGGGKGYSDNVIVFASLVGTKEV; from the coding sequence ATGCCGGAGTCGGTTGTCCGGCGCCGCCCGGCGGAGCGCGCCCGGCGCCGGGGGCGGCTGCCCGCTCCCCCGCCCGTACGCGGGCGCCGTCCGCTCCCGTTGGGCCTGATCGCCGTACTGCTCGTCTTCGTCGGCCTGTTCGCGGTGGGCGCCGGCGTCGGGGCCGCGACCGGGTTCGACCTGGGCGACCTCTTCAAGGGCCCGGACAAGCCGCCACCGCGCGCGTTTCCCGTGCTGGAGCCGAGCCGGCCGCAGCGGCTGGTCATCCCGGCCATCAAGGTGGAGGCTCCGCTGCTCACCGTGGGGCTGGCGAAGGACGGGTCGGTGGCCGTACCGCCGCTGGACCGCCACAACGAGGCGGGCTGGTTCGAGGAGGGGCCGACCCCGGGACAGTTCGGGCCGGCGCTGATCGTGGGGCACGCGGACACCCGTACCGGGCCTTCGGTCTTCCACCGCCTGCACGAGCTCCGGCCGGGCCAGAAGATCGAGGTGGTCCGTGCCGACGACGAGACGGCGGTCTTCGAGGTGAACTCGGTGGAGCACTTCGGCAAGGAGAAACTGCCGATCAAACGGGTGTACGGCGACTACAGCAGACCGTCGCTGCGCCTGGTCACCTGCGGCGGCACGTGGCTCGGCGGTGGCAAGGGCTACTCCGACAACGTCATCGTCTTCGCGTCGCTGGTCGGTACGAAGGAGGTGTAG
- a CDS encoding globin, whose translation MSEVSFFEAVGGEPTFRRLVDRFYEGVAKDPLLRPMYPEEDLGPAAERLTLFLMQYWGGPSTYSENRGHPRLRMRHAPFRVGPEERDAWLLHMREAVDSLELPEPHRTALWDYLERAAYFMVNTMEAQPGGPAVR comes from the coding sequence GTGAGCGAAGTCAGCTTCTTCGAGGCGGTCGGCGGCGAGCCCACCTTCCGCCGGCTCGTCGACCGGTTCTACGAGGGCGTCGCCAAGGACCCGCTGCTGCGCCCGATGTATCCCGAGGAGGATCTCGGACCGGCCGCGGAACGGCTGACGCTGTTCCTGATGCAGTACTGGGGCGGCCCCAGCACCTACTCCGAGAACCGGGGCCACCCCCGGCTGCGCATGCGGCACGCGCCGTTCCGCGTGGGCCCGGAGGAGCGCGACGCGTGGCTGCTGCACATGCGTGAGGCCGTCGACTCGCTGGAGCTGCCCGAGCCGCACCGCACCGCCCTCTGGGACTACCTGGAGCGCGCGGCGTACTTCATGGTCAACACCATGGAAGCGCAACCCGGAGGGCCGGCTGTTCGTTGA
- a CDS encoding mechanosensitive ion channel family protein codes for MPLAPPTPTPSGSTEPFFNGTPDVSESCKADALCTWILNKTDIQWLANGSYVFIVKPLRILAIVVIAMVIRWALHRAIRRLTTSTSRAEMPALLKPLRERTAKVEAADNTFIPERRRQRAEAIGSVLRSFVTAVVFTMATLLVMGELGFNLGPLLASAGIVGVALGFGAQSLVKDLIAGLFMLLEDQYGVGDSVDLGDAVGVVETVGLRVTTVRDMRGVLWYIRNGEIVRVGNKSQGWAMVVIDIPIGFVNSEEAISVLRTAALALADEPEHSTEFLEPPDVVGVEQLTVDGAVIRTIAKTTADGQPVLQRELRRRLTEALETSGIAERIAVSRMLPRSAVPPTYSQPSTDSSSGAPGGAT; via the coding sequence ATTCCGCTCGCGCCACCGACCCCCACACCATCCGGCAGCACCGAACCGTTCTTCAACGGCACCCCGGATGTCTCGGAGAGCTGCAAAGCCGACGCGTTGTGCACCTGGATCCTCAACAAGACCGACATCCAGTGGCTCGCCAACGGCAGTTACGTCTTCATCGTGAAGCCACTGCGGATCCTCGCCATCGTCGTGATCGCCATGGTGATCCGGTGGGCGCTGCACCGCGCGATCCGGCGGCTGACCACCTCCACCTCACGGGCGGAGATGCCCGCCCTGCTCAAGCCGCTGCGCGAGCGGACCGCCAAGGTGGAGGCGGCGGACAACACGTTCATCCCCGAGCGCCGCCGGCAACGGGCCGAGGCGATCGGGTCGGTGCTGCGCAGCTTCGTGACGGCGGTGGTCTTCACGATGGCCACGCTGCTGGTGATGGGCGAGCTGGGCTTCAACCTGGGGCCGCTGCTGGCCAGCGCCGGCATCGTCGGTGTGGCGCTGGGCTTCGGTGCGCAGAGCCTGGTGAAGGACCTCATCGCCGGCCTGTTCATGCTGCTGGAGGACCAGTACGGCGTCGGCGACTCGGTCGACCTGGGCGATGCCGTGGGCGTGGTGGAGACGGTCGGGCTGCGGGTGACGACCGTACGGGACATGCGCGGCGTGCTCTGGTACATCCGCAACGGCGAGATCGTCCGGGTGGGCAACAAGAGCCAGGGGTGGGCGATGGTGGTCATCGACATCCCGATCGGCTTCGTGAACTCCGAGGAGGCCATCTCGGTGCTGCGTACCGCGGCGCTGGCACTCGCGGACGAGCCGGAGCACTCGACGGAGTTCCTGGAGCCGCCGGACGTGGTCGGCGTGGAGCAGCTGACCGTCGACGGCGCGGTGATCCGCACGATCGCGAAGACCACCGCGGACGGTCAGCCGGTCCTCCAGCGCGAGCTGCGCCGGCGGCTCACCGAGGCGCTGGAGACCTCCGGCATCGCCGAACGCATCGCCGTCTCGCGCATGCTGCCCCGCTCCGCCGTGCCGCCGACGTATTCGCAACCGTCGACCGATTCATCCTCAGGCGCGCCCGGAGGTGCCACCTGA
- a CDS encoding acyl-CoA thioesterase, producing the protein MTERFTYEVAVRWSDMDAYGHVNNARFLTLYEEARVAMFFVGARAQGLTSFEDGIVIARHEIDYLRPVDYGDPVRIELWISQLRTAAFTVSYELFDGDVLASRAKSVCVPYNLAEGFPRRLSEAERGFLEPYLEA; encoded by the coding sequence GTGACTGAGAGATTCACCTACGAGGTGGCCGTGCGCTGGTCCGACATGGACGCGTACGGCCACGTCAACAACGCGCGCTTCCTCACCCTGTACGAGGAGGCGCGCGTCGCCATGTTCTTCGTCGGCGCGCGGGCCCAGGGGCTCACGTCGTTCGAGGACGGCATCGTGATCGCCCGGCACGAGATCGACTATCTGCGCCCGGTGGACTACGGCGACCCGGTACGCATCGAGCTGTGGATCTCGCAGCTGCGGACCGCCGCGTTCACGGTGTCGTACGAGCTGTTCGACGGCGACGTGCTGGCCAGCCGGGCGAAGTCGGTGTGTGTGCCGTACAACCTGGCCGAGGGGTTCCCGCGCCGGCTGAGCGAGGCCGAACGGGGTTTCCTCGAGCCGTACCTGGAGGCCTGA
- a CDS encoding YbjN domain-containing protein, with translation MSSADLSSIDEHDQVVPVDLGRIGKALDLLDIRFLADGGGSLLAMWERHAVLFTLEGPDDEILVMRARPHATVPPDWADRAYRVVNEWNHTRRFCKAYVGDPTERGQLPIYAELQVPLASGAHDALLVEMLDCGAAVATSFVDWLHDEGALL, from the coding sequence ATGTCCTCCGCCGACCTGTCCTCGATCGACGAGCACGACCAGGTCGTCCCGGTCGACCTGGGCCGGATCGGCAAGGCCCTCGACCTGCTCGACATCCGGTTCCTCGCCGACGGCGGCGGAAGCCTCCTGGCGATGTGGGAACGGCACGCGGTGCTGTTCACGCTCGAGGGCCCTGACGACGAGATCCTCGTGATGCGGGCGCGCCCGCACGCGACCGTCCCGCCGGACTGGGCCGACCGTGCGTACCGGGTCGTCAACGAGTGGAACCACACCCGCCGCTTCTGCAAGGCGTACGTCGGCGACCCGACCGAGCGGGGTCAGCTGCCGATCTACGCCGAGCTGCAGGTGCCGCTCGCCTCGGGGGCGCACGACGCGCTCCTCGTCGAGATGCTCGACTGCGGTGCCGCCGTGGCGACGTCCTTCGTCGACTGGCTGCACGACGAGGGCGCACTGCTGTAG
- a CDS encoding delta-60 repeat domain-containing protein has product MRRRLFAAAAMTCAVLLGASPAAADLAQPAVVSTNPVDYTPHVLKGTVWAITVVGDTVVVGGSFTQVQDSTGKLTYNRKNIFAYGLNDGVVRPFAPEVDAPVYALAPGADNSVYLGGAFRTVNKVTQRGLARVGLGSGDRVAAFGAKINWGDVRAMAVRGSRLYVGGTFSAVNGVSRVGLARLDTTSGAVDAGFDAKLSAPGLSRTRVEHFDLTPDGKRLVIIGALLKVGAVSRTQIAMFDTSGTAATVLSWYTDAYKPECMKGFDTYLRQVKFSPDGRYFVVVSTGRASSPTKLCDSAARFETAGGGKHNPTWVQRTGGDSLYAVAVTGSAVYVGGHQRYLDNPYGSDADGPGPGAVQRVGIGALNPTTGRALAWDPTRKRGVGVRAFQVVQEGLIVGSDTDQLGKEYHGRIGMFPAS; this is encoded by the coding sequence ATGCGACGCCGCTTGTTCGCCGCCGCCGCCATGACCTGCGCCGTCCTGCTGGGCGCGAGCCCCGCGGCGGCCGACCTGGCCCAACCGGCGGTGGTCTCCACCAACCCGGTCGACTACACCCCGCACGTGCTCAAGGGCACCGTCTGGGCCATCACCGTCGTCGGCGACACGGTGGTCGTCGGCGGCAGCTTCACCCAGGTCCAGGACAGCACCGGCAAGCTGACCTACAACCGGAAGAACATCTTCGCGTACGGGCTGAACGACGGCGTCGTGCGCCCGTTCGCCCCCGAGGTGGACGCGCCCGTCTACGCGCTGGCGCCCGGCGCCGACAACTCCGTCTACCTGGGCGGCGCCTTCCGGACCGTCAACAAGGTGACCCAGCGTGGGCTCGCCCGGGTCGGGCTCGGCAGCGGCGACCGCGTCGCCGCGTTCGGGGCGAAGATCAACTGGGGTGACGTACGGGCCATGGCGGTCCGCGGCAGCCGCCTCTACGTCGGCGGCACGTTCTCGGCCGTCAACGGCGTGAGCCGGGTCGGCCTGGCCCGCCTCGACACCACCTCGGGCGCGGTCGACGCCGGCTTCGACGCCAAGCTGTCGGCGCCGGGGCTGAGCCGTACCCGGGTGGAGCACTTCGACCTCACCCCGGACGGCAAGCGGCTGGTCATCATCGGCGCGCTGCTCAAGGTCGGCGCGGTCAGCCGTACGCAGATCGCCATGTTCGACACCTCGGGCACCGCGGCGACCGTGCTGAGCTGGTACACCGACGCGTACAAGCCGGAGTGCATGAAGGGCTTCGACACGTACCTGCGGCAGGTGAAGTTCTCGCCCGACGGCCGGTACTTCGTCGTCGTGTCCACCGGCCGCGCCTCCTCCCCCACGAAGCTCTGCGACTCGGCGGCCCGCTTCGAGACCGCCGGCGGCGGCAAGCACAACCCGACCTGGGTGCAGCGCACCGGCGGCGACTCGCTCTACGCGGTCGCGGTCACCGGCAGCGCCGTGTACGTCGGCGGCCACCAGCGCTACCTCGACAACCCGTACGGCAGCGACGCGGACGGCCCCGGCCCCGGCGCCGTGCAGCGGGTCGGCATCGGCGCGCTCAACCCGACGACCGGCCGGGCCCTCGCGTGGGACCCCACCCGCAAGCGCGGCGTCGGCGTCCGGGCGTTCCAGGTCGTGCAGGAGGGTCTGATCGTCGGCTCCGACACCGACCAGCTCGGCAAGGAGTACCACGGCCGGATCGGCATGTTCCCCGCGAGCTGA
- a CDS encoding HNH endonuclease: MPDIRPTVGSSALVLNATYEPLCVVSVRRATILVLTAKAECVSDGDGILHSARHTLPVPSVVRLTRYVKVPYRTHVGLSRRAIFARDGGRCAYCRGSAETIDHVFPRSRGGLHAWENVVAACAKCNHSKGDKTPAELGWRLHAAPQAPRGVAWRVLGHRTPDPRWADWLDLPTPVEAEAA; encoded by the coding sequence ATGCCTGACATACGACCTACAGTGGGCTCTTCCGCGTTGGTTCTGAACGCCACCTACGAGCCGCTGTGCGTCGTATCGGTGCGTCGAGCGACCATCCTCGTGCTGACCGCCAAGGCCGAATGCGTGTCCGACGGGGACGGCATCCTGCACAGTGCGCGCCACACCCTCCCGGTCCCGTCCGTCGTCCGCCTCACCCGGTACGTGAAGGTGCCGTACCGCACGCACGTGGGCCTGTCCCGCCGCGCGATCTTCGCTCGCGACGGGGGCCGCTGCGCCTACTGCCGGGGCTCCGCCGAGACCATCGACCACGTCTTCCCGCGCAGCCGCGGCGGCCTGCACGCCTGGGAGAACGTCGTGGCGGCCTGCGCGAAATGCAACCACAGCAAAGGTGACAAGACCCCGGCCGAGCTCGGCTGGCGGTTGCACGCCGCGCCGCAGGCGCCGCGCGGGGTGGCGTGGCGCGTGCTCGGGCACCGTACGCCGGACCCCCGCTGGGCGGACTGGCTCGACCTGCCCACGCCGGTCGAGGCCGAGGCGGCGTGA
- a CDS encoding DUF5130 family protein: MSEDGAAALDGPFTTRQLLRLDEALRVADQQTGLTFSVYIGDLDEPTRETAEALHRRLDGAATAVLIAVSPNQRVLEIVTGPDARKRISDRDSKLAALSMAASFAGGDLAGGVLAGIDQLASHAGRH; the protein is encoded by the coding sequence ATGAGCGAGGACGGCGCCGCGGCGCTCGACGGGCCGTTCACGACCCGGCAGCTGCTGCGCCTCGACGAGGCGCTGCGCGTGGCCGACCAGCAGACCGGCCTCACGTTCAGCGTCTACATCGGCGACCTCGACGAGCCCACCCGGGAGACCGCCGAGGCGCTGCACCGCCGGCTCGACGGTGCCGCCACGGCCGTGCTCATCGCGGTCTCGCCCAACCAGCGGGTCCTCGAGATCGTCACCGGCCCGGACGCCCGCAAGCGCATCAGCGACCGCGACTCGAAGCTCGCCGCGCTGTCGATGGCGGCCTCGTTCGCCGGTGGGGACCTCGCCGGCGGCGTGCTCGCCGGCATCGACCAGCTGGCCTCGCACGCCGGGCGGCACTGA
- a CDS encoding MFS transporter, with protein sequence MVSDDRPAGRSADAGGGATEPDRLVTFRDVFAVREYRAMYISLIVNWVGDYLARAAIIVLVYQQSHSVMLSAASFAMSYLPWVVGGPVLAAVAERYPYRRVLIVCDLARALPVALIALPGMPVPAVLVLLFVAMLGAPPTQAARSALVPLILERRQVVTGLALNASTSQAAQVFGYLAGATLAAGFNARLGLALDSLSFLISAAVIAAGVRPRPAATSPAQRRHLLRETSEGFRLVFGTPLLRAIALMVFALTTFTILPEGLAAGWAALFRDDPAGRGFDQGLLMAAAPVGFVIGGLAAGRLVQHSRKGRLIRPFALLAPTALIATMWAPNAATAATLVMVSGVAQGVLMPTLNGIFVLALPHGYRARAFGVMQGGMQLTQGAAVMVSGALAQHSSIPRVVGLWSIGGLLLMTVLTVRWNSRPTIPEAEPPAPTEADAAPAPAQAATELPASPEDPPAGSPVRPPEARPGETAMRVTPARGRHSAAGRLDG encoded by the coding sequence CTGGTGTCCGACGACCGACCCGCCGGGCGATCCGCCGACGCCGGCGGTGGCGCGACGGAGCCGGACCGCCTGGTGACCTTCCGGGACGTCTTCGCGGTCCGCGAGTACCGCGCGATGTACATCTCGCTCATCGTCAACTGGGTCGGCGACTACCTCGCACGCGCGGCGATCATCGTGCTCGTCTACCAGCAGAGCCATTCGGTGATGCTGTCCGCCGCCTCGTTCGCCATGAGCTATCTGCCGTGGGTCGTCGGCGGCCCGGTGCTGGCGGCGGTCGCGGAGCGATATCCGTACCGCCGGGTCCTGATCGTCTGCGACCTGGCGCGCGCCCTGCCGGTCGCCCTGATCGCGCTGCCCGGCATGCCCGTGCCCGCGGTCCTCGTGCTGCTGTTCGTGGCGATGCTGGGCGCGCCACCCACGCAGGCGGCCCGGTCCGCGCTCGTCCCGCTGATCCTCGAGCGCCGGCAGGTCGTCACGGGTCTGGCACTCAACGCCTCGACGTCACAGGCGGCGCAGGTCTTCGGCTATCTGGCCGGTGCCACGCTGGCCGCGGGCTTCAACGCGCGGCTCGGTCTCGCCCTGGACTCGCTCTCGTTCCTGATCTCGGCGGCCGTGATCGCGGCGGGCGTCCGGCCTCGGCCCGCGGCGACCAGCCCGGCCCAGCGCCGGCACCTGCTCCGCGAAACGAGCGAGGGCTTCCGGCTGGTCTTCGGCACGCCGCTGCTGCGCGCGATCGCGCTGATGGTCTTCGCGCTCACGACGTTCACGATCCTGCCCGAGGGCCTGGCCGCGGGCTGGGCCGCGCTGTTCCGCGACGACCCCGCCGGCCGCGGCTTCGACCAGGGCCTGCTCATGGCCGCGGCGCCCGTCGGGTTCGTGATCGGCGGCCTGGCCGCGGGCCGCCTCGTGCAGCACTCCCGCAAAGGTCGCCTGATCCGCCCGTTCGCGCTGCTCGCCCCGACAGCGCTCATCGCGACCATGTGGGCGCCGAACGCGGCCACCGCCGCCACGCTGGTGATGGTGTCCGGCGTCGCCCAGGGCGTCCTGATGCCGACCCTGAACGGCATCTTCGTGCTGGCGCTGCCGCACGGCTACCGCGCCCGGGCGTTCGGGGTGATGCAGGGCGGGATGCAGCTGACCCAGGGCGCCGCGGTCATGGTCAGCGGCGCGCTGGCCCAGCACTCGTCGATCCCGCGCGTCGTGGGCCTGTGGAGCATCGGCGGCCTCCTGCTCATGACGGTGCTGACCGTACGGTGGAACAGCCGGCCGACCATCCCGGAGGCCGAGCCGCCGGCGCCGACCGAGGCGGACGCCGCGCCGGCCCCCGCGCAGGCGGCCACCGAGCTTCCGGCCTCGCCGGAGGATCCCCCGGCCGGCAGCCCGGTGCGCCCGCCCGAGGCGCGGCCCGGCGAGACCGCAATGCGCGTCACACCGGCCCGGGGCCGGCACTCGGCGGCTGGCAGACTGGACGGGTGA
- the ctaJ gene encoding aa3-type cytochrome oxidase subunit CtaJ, which translates to MSIFSTILIFAGIPLAAIVVISALAAAGGRRTRRDRRYRPGRPYDFQPIWFLASPSQVSPAYGGRTSGGVAQPPALESGAVEVQSGRPVPAGVVGGASDRW; encoded by the coding sequence TTGTCGATATTCAGCACCATCCTGATCTTCGCGGGGATTCCGCTCGCGGCCATCGTCGTGATCTCGGCCCTCGCTGCGGCCGGTGGCCGGCGCACCCGGCGCGACCGTCGCTACCGGCCCGGCCGGCCGTACGACTTCCAGCCGATCTGGTTCCTGGCGTCACCCTCGCAGGTGAGCCCGGCGTACGGCGGCCGCACGTCCGGTGGCGTCGCGCAGCCCCCGGCGCTGGAGTCCGGCGCCGTCGAGGTGCAGTCGGGTCGCCCCGTGCCGGCCGGAGTGGTTGGAGGCGCAAGTGACCGTTGGTGA